In Labrus bergylta chromosome 6, fLabBer1.1, whole genome shotgun sequence, the following proteins share a genomic window:
- the scly gene encoding selenocysteine lyase isoform X1, producing MTGVIMAKQTDDIPLVMGHAFTDHHTFHHYSEMNKERIYMDYNATTPLEPEVIQAITEALQDAWGNPSSNYIAGAKAKAMINQSRESVGSMVGGRAEDIIFTSGGTEANNLVLNTAVEHFRRNYRAAEQGEGHHNGSIACLPHIITSNVEHDSVKLVAEHLQKNGKADVTIVPVSRVTARVEVEDIIAAVRPNTCLISVMLANNETGVIMPLQEICQRVKSLNKQGERLRILLHTDAAQALGKIRVDACELGVDYLTIVGHKFYAPRIGALYVNGPGTKTLLYPMLFGGGQERNFRPGTENTPMIAGLGKAAELVTANLSDYESHMRSIKLYLEERLKAVFKDKICFNSHYPGSDILPNTCNVSILGSGLQGWRVLSNCERLLASVGAACHSVNGHRPSHILLSCGVPTQVAANALRLSVGRGTTKADVDAVVDDLRETVQLLEEAH from the exons ATGAcag GTGTTATCATGGCCAAACAAACTGATGACATCCCCTTGGTAATGGGCCACGCCTTCACAGACCACCACACGTTTCATCATTATTcagaaatgaataaagaaag GATCTACATGGACTATAATGCCACTACGCCACTGGAACCAGAAGTAATCCAGGCCATCACAGAGGCCCTGCAGGATGCCTGGGGAAACCCCAGCAGCAATTATATAGCAG GTGCTAAGGCCAAGGCAATGATCAACCAATccagagagagtgtggggagtATGGTAGGAGGTAGAGCAGAGGACATCATTTTCACATCTGGTGGAACAGAG GCCAACAATCTGGTGCTCAACACAGCTGTCGAACACTTCAGGAGAAACTACAGGGCTGCAGAGCAAGGAGAAGGGCACCATAATGGAAGCATTGCCTGCCTTCCTCACATTATCACCTCTAATGTGGAACATGACTCGGTTAAACTAGTAGCTGAGCACCTGCAGAAAAATGGCAAGGCAG ATGTGACAATTGTGCCTGTGTCGAGGGTGACAGCCCGGGTAGAGGTGGAGGATATTATTGCTGCAGTTCGTCCTAATACCTGTCTCATCTCTGTCATGCTTGCCAACAATGAGACAGGAGTCATCATG CCTCTCCAAGAGATCTGCCAGAGAGTAAAATCTCTGAACAAGCAGGGGGAGCGGCTGAGGATCCTGCTGCACACTGATGCTGCTCAGGCTCTGGGGAAAATCCGAGTTGACGCCTGTGAACTCGGAGTGGATTATCTCACCATAGTGGGGCACAAG TTCTACGCCCCTCGGATTGGCGCTTTGTATGTGAACGGCCCCGGAACAAAAACGCTGCTGTACCCGATGCTGTTtggaggaggacaggagagaaACTTCAGACCTGG CACAGAAAACACGCCAATGATTGCTGGTCTGGGAAAG GCTGCAGAATTAGTGACCGCTAATCTGTCTGATTATGAGAGTCACATGCGAAGTATCAAACTTTACTTGGAGGAACGGCTGAAG GCTgtctttaaagacaaaatctgCTTCAACAGCCATTACCCTGGCTCTGATATCCTCCCTAACACATGTAACGTGTCCATCCTGGGCTCTGGATTACAAG GGTGGAGGGTATTGTCCAACTGTGAGAGGCTGTTGGCCAGCGTTGGTGCCGCCTGCCATTCAGTCAATGGACACAG GCCCTCCCATATCCTCCTGAGCTGCGGCGTCCCCACACAGGTGGCAGCTAACGCCCTTCGGTTGAGTGTGGGCAGGGGGACGACTAAAGCAGACGTGGATGCAGTCGTGGACGATCTAAGGGAAACAGTGCAACTGCTGGAAGAAGCACACTGA
- the scly gene encoding selenocysteine lyase isoform X2: MAKQTDDIPLVMGHAFTDHHTFHHYSEMNKERIYMDYNATTPLEPEVIQAITEALQDAWGNPSSNYIAGAKAKAMINQSRESVGSMVGGRAEDIIFTSGGTEANNLVLNTAVEHFRRNYRAAEQGEGHHNGSIACLPHIITSNVEHDSVKLVAEHLQKNGKADVTIVPVSRVTARVEVEDIIAAVRPNTCLISVMLANNETGVIMPLQEICQRVKSLNKQGERLRILLHTDAAQALGKIRVDACELGVDYLTIVGHKFYAPRIGALYVNGPGTKTLLYPMLFGGGQERNFRPGTENTPMIAGLGKAAELVTANLSDYESHMRSIKLYLEERLKAVFKDKICFNSHYPGSDILPNTCNVSILGSGLQGWRVLSNCERLLASVGAACHSVNGHRPSHILLSCGVPTQVAANALRLSVGRGTTKADVDAVVDDLRETVQLLEEAH; the protein is encoded by the exons ATGGCCAAACAAACTGATGACATCCCCTTGGTAATGGGCCACGCCTTCACAGACCACCACACGTTTCATCATTATTcagaaatgaataaagaaag GATCTACATGGACTATAATGCCACTACGCCACTGGAACCAGAAGTAATCCAGGCCATCACAGAGGCCCTGCAGGATGCCTGGGGAAACCCCAGCAGCAATTATATAGCAG GTGCTAAGGCCAAGGCAATGATCAACCAATccagagagagtgtggggagtATGGTAGGAGGTAGAGCAGAGGACATCATTTTCACATCTGGTGGAACAGAG GCCAACAATCTGGTGCTCAACACAGCTGTCGAACACTTCAGGAGAAACTACAGGGCTGCAGAGCAAGGAGAAGGGCACCATAATGGAAGCATTGCCTGCCTTCCTCACATTATCACCTCTAATGTGGAACATGACTCGGTTAAACTAGTAGCTGAGCACCTGCAGAAAAATGGCAAGGCAG ATGTGACAATTGTGCCTGTGTCGAGGGTGACAGCCCGGGTAGAGGTGGAGGATATTATTGCTGCAGTTCGTCCTAATACCTGTCTCATCTCTGTCATGCTTGCCAACAATGAGACAGGAGTCATCATG CCTCTCCAAGAGATCTGCCAGAGAGTAAAATCTCTGAACAAGCAGGGGGAGCGGCTGAGGATCCTGCTGCACACTGATGCTGCTCAGGCTCTGGGGAAAATCCGAGTTGACGCCTGTGAACTCGGAGTGGATTATCTCACCATAGTGGGGCACAAG TTCTACGCCCCTCGGATTGGCGCTTTGTATGTGAACGGCCCCGGAACAAAAACGCTGCTGTACCCGATGCTGTTtggaggaggacaggagagaaACTTCAGACCTGG CACAGAAAACACGCCAATGATTGCTGGTCTGGGAAAG GCTGCAGAATTAGTGACCGCTAATCTGTCTGATTATGAGAGTCACATGCGAAGTATCAAACTTTACTTGGAGGAACGGCTGAAG GCTgtctttaaagacaaaatctgCTTCAACAGCCATTACCCTGGCTCTGATATCCTCCCTAACACATGTAACGTGTCCATCCTGGGCTCTGGATTACAAG GGTGGAGGGTATTGTCCAACTGTGAGAGGCTGTTGGCCAGCGTTGGTGCCGCCTGCCATTCAGTCAATGGACACAG GCCCTCCCATATCCTCCTGAGCTGCGGCGTCCCCACACAGGTGGCAGCTAACGCCCTTCGGTTGAGTGTGGGCAGGGGGACGACTAAAGCAGACGTGGATGCAGTCGTGGACGATCTAAGGGAAACAGTGCAACTGCTGGAAGAAGCACACTGA